The genomic stretch ATGAGTAAAACGGCGGAATCTGTTTGGGCAAATTGTCTCGATATAATTAAGGACATTGTTGAATGGCAGCATTTTAAAACCTGGTTTGAGCCAATTGTACCCTTGCAGTTAAAAGACAACGTTTTGCTGATACAAGTACCCAGTAATTTTTTCTACGAATACCTGGAAGAACATTATGTGTCGCTACTTGCAAAAACCCTGAAACGCCAGCTGGGTCGCGATGCGCGGCTCGAATATCGCATCATGATAGATAGCGGCAATACGACCGATAAAGGATACATGAAAGTTCCATCGGGCGAAGAAAAAACGCATGCCAACACCTTGGTTTTACCTATGAAAATCAATGATACAAACGGGCTGAATCCATTCATTGTACCGGGTATAAAACGAATGCAGATTGACCCGCAACTCAATTCCGAGGATACTTTTGAAAAATTCGTAGAAGGAGATTGTAACCGCGTGGCAAGGCGTGCAGGAAAGACCGTTGCCGAAAAACCGGGCAACAATTCCTTCAATCCATTGTTCATTTATGGCGGTTCCGGGTTGGGGAAAACGCACCTGCTTCATGCAATAGGCAATGAAGTAAAAAAGTTGCATCCGAACAAAGTAGTCCTGTATGTGAGTAGTGAAAAATTTATCAATCAGTTCCAGCATCATAGCCGTAATAATCAAATAAATGATTTTATTAATTTCTATCAGTTGATAGACGTGTTGCTGATTGATGATGTTCAATTTTTCAATCGTGCAGAAAAAAGCCAGGACGCATTTTTTGCCATCTTCAACCATTTGCAGCAAAGTGGAAAGCAATTGGTATTAACATCGGATAAGGCTCCAAAAGATTTGGACGGCTTGCAGGAAAGGTTACTAAGCCGTTTCCGTTGGGGATTGAGCGCAGATGTTCAGGTGCCGGATTATGAAACACGTATCGAAATATTTGAACAAAAGATGCGCGAAGAAGGACTGGAAATGCCGAAAGAAGTGGTAAAGTATGTGGCATATAATCTTACAAGCAATGTGCGTGAACTGCGCGGAGCGTTGATTTCTTTGTTGGCACAGTCTTCTCTCAATAAAAGAGACATAGATATTGATTTAGCAAAAAAGGTTTTGCGCAATATTATTAAAACCAACAATAAAGAAGTTACCATTGATGCCATCCAAAAAATGGTGTGTGAATATTTCGATGTTCCTTACAATCGCCTTTTAGAGAAAACGCGTAAACGAGAAGTGGTACAGGCAAGGCAAATTACCATGTATCTTTCTAAAACATTTACCAAGAACTCCTTAAAAACCATTGGCGAGCATTTTGGCGGGCGCGACCATACTACCGTTATTCATAGTTGCCAAACCGTGAAAGACTTAATGGATACCGATAGCGTTTTTAAAGAAAATGTAATGGAACTTACACAAAAAGTTCAGCTTGCTTCGATGTAAAATAATTACCAATAAAATTTGGAATTTCTTTCTGATAAATATACTTTTGCGCTCCTGTTTAACAGCAGGTGTTTTCGGCAAAAACGGTGAGGTGGATGAGTGGCTGAAATCAGTAGTTTGCTAAACTGCCGTACGGGTTAAACTGTACCAAGGGTTCGAATCCCTTCCTCACCGCTCCATTGCGGCTCGTCGCAAAGCAACCCGCGCCAAACTCAATAGTGGCGCGGTTTTTTTTCTACTCTAATTCAATCCAATTTTGGTCATCTGACTGGTGGGCAGGTCAAGTCAATAATTTTGTCCAACTAATTGCATCAGAATATTTATTAAATCGGCATTACAGAAGATAGGACTCGGAAAAGAATTCAAAAATTATTTACCTTAGAATCTGTCTGTTTAAAATCGTTCTTTAATTTTGTATTACCGGTGTTACTGCTATAATTCGTAAAGATTTTTTCATTGTGCTTGTTTTTATTATAGGGGCTAATATTTGTTTGAACTAATTAACAGTCTTGCAGAACAGAACTTCAAATTCAAAAAAATGTTACTACAAAATCAATATTCAATCATTCAAACAGACTCTCGGAAAATAATTTTATAATGTATCAATACGAATCTAATTATAAAAAGTTAGGGTACCAGCTGGTAACACCTGCAAACGTTGATGAGATAAACATTCCGTCTTTTCGCCCATACATTAAGGTGTTGCTGGTGCCGAAGGGTTACAGCTTAACGGTAGATTTTAATGTATATGAAACTGTAAAGCCTGCACTGTTTTTTATTAATGCCAATCAGTTGTTGAATATTTTAAAAGCAGATGGCGGTACGGCACACATGCTCTACTATAACCGGGATTTTTATTGCGTGCAGATTCATGATGCGGAAGTCGCTTGCGATGGTTTGCTGTTTAATAATATCTTCCAGATTCCGAAAACGGAATTATCGACTTCCGAAAACGGAATCGTAAAAAGAATATTTGATAATATTATAGAAGAGCTTGCGTTAGGAGACATACACTCAGAAGAGATGATTCGTATTCGCCTTAAAGAAATGATTATACACGCAACACGCCTTTGGAAAAAACAAAATCTTTCAATAGGGAAGGAACATACTATAAACGCCGATACCGAAATGGTTAGAAATTTCGGGCGTTTGGTCGAAATACATTTCAGGGAAAAACATACGGTAGCTGATTATGCAGACTTAATGGGTATGGCGCCAAAAACGCTGACAAACAAATTCAATAAATTGAAGTTGGACAATCCAAACGAATTTATCAAGAATCGTATTCTGCTGGAAGCAAAGCGGCTGCTGGCTTATACAGAGCTTAGCGTAAAAGAAATTGCTTACGAATTGGGATATGACGACCCGGCTTATTTCAACCGGTTATTTGCACAAAAAACAAAGATTGCGCCGGCAGGCTTTCGTAAAGGTTTTGTATAAATAATATTTTAGCATAATTATATTTAATATTTCATTGTAGGGAAAAATATCCAATAAATATTGCCATTTTGCTATTTTATGAGCCTTGATACGTCAGTAGATTTGCATTATCAAATTAATCAAAAACAAAAAATAAAGATTATGAAACGCAAAGCTACCGCCGTTTGGAACGGCAATATTAAAGAAGGAAACGGTCATCTTACCACACAGAGTACCGTTTTAAACAAAACGCAATATTCATTTAACAGCCGTTTTGCAGAGGGAATCGGTACCAATCCTGAAGAGCTGCTGGCTGCAGCGCACGCGGGTTGTTTTACTATGAAGCTGAGTCTCGACCTTACACAGGCGGGTTATACACCTGAATCATTGGAAACGGAATCCGTTATTACATTGGACAACGGGAAAATTACAAAGTCGGAATTGTACTTAAAGGCAAAAGTGCCAGGTATTCCGGAGGAAGCATTCAGGCAAATTGCAGCGGGCGCAGAAAAAAACTGTCCCGTAAGCAATGCTTTCAATTTTGAAATTGCTTTGGAGGCAATTTTGGTTGCTTAAAAGTTCAATTATCATAATTCTCCTTTGCCACTTGGTCTGGCAGGTGTTTAACAACAAAAAATAAACAGATGAAATGCCCATAAGTATTTTACATACCCAAAGCGATGATTATTTAGAGGCATTCCATGTGGCAATTAAAAAAAATAAAAAATAAACACATGAAACAATATATTTTAAAATCAGTGTTTTTATCAGGTATTTCATTTTTAATCTTAAACTCTTCTATTATGGCACAGACGACCATTCCTGCAGAACAGGATATGAACATTTCAAAAGACATCAGGGCTTTCCTGAAAGTATTGAACAACAGCGGCGGAGAACCGCTGGAAACATTGTCTCCCAAAGACGCGCGTCAGGTACTTATCGACGCACAAAAATCCGTTACTTACGACTATTCCGATATTGAAGAATCGGAAAAAACAATTACCGAAGACGGATTGACTGTAAAAATCCACATTGTAAAACCTAAAGGCGCTAAAGATGGGTTGCCGGTATTTATGTTTTTTCACGGCGGCGGCTGGATATTGGGAGATTACCCAACGCATAAAAGACTGGTGCGAGATTTAGTAGTAAATAGCGGTGCGGTTGCAGTTTTTCCCGACTATACGCCTTCTCCGGAAGCTCACTTCCCTGTAGCAATCAATCAGGCGTATGCAGCTACCAAATGGGTATCTGAACACGGAGATGAAATTGCTGTGAATGGCTCTAAGTTAGCAGTTGCGGGTAATAGCGTTGGTGGAAACATGGCAGCTGTTGTCGCCTTGATGGCAAAGGACAAAAAAGGACCGAAATTGTTGCAGCAGATTCTCTTATGGCCCGTAACTGACGCGGATTTCAGCCGTGAATCCTATGACAAATATGCGCAGGGAAGATTCCTTACAACGCCATTAATGAAATGGATGTGGGATAATTATCTGCCGGATGCAGCAGCACGTAAAAACAAATACGCTTCTCCTTACCAGGCAAGTTTAGAAGAGCTGAAAGGATTACCGCCCGCATTGGTGCAAGTAGCAGAAAACGATATTCTTCATGATGAAGGAGTTGCCTATGCCAGGAAGCTGGATGAAGCAGGCGTTCCTACTACTATTACAGAATACAAAGGATTTATCCATGATTATGGTATGCTCAATCCGTTATCGCATATTCCTGCAATACAAGAATCAATTAAACAGGCGGCAATAGTACTGCATAATGCTTTGTTTACAAAGTGATAAATATTCTTGAACGCATAAAAGCCCTTCAAAATCTATAGTTGAGGGGCTTTTTATAATTTGGATATATTGTTTTTAATGGATTGCCTTTTGGGAGTAAGTGTTCCGGAAAGAGTTTGGTGTTGTTATCCTTCCTGCTTCAATCTCTGTTCTCTCGTCAGTACTTTATAAACGATTAGAATGCTCAACAGCATAAAAACTGCACCAATCAAAAAATGTATTCCCGGGAAATGAAATGGCGCTTTGTCCGAAGTAAAATAAGCAAACGCATCATTCATAATCAAAGGACCAATGATGGTCGTTAGGCTCATCAAGGCAGTAAGCGCACCTTGTAGTTCGCCTTGCTGATTTGAAGCAACATGACCTGCAATAACCGATTGTAAAGATGGTCCGCAAATGCCGCCGAGACAATATGGAATTAAAATCACGAATAACATCCATCCCTGCGTAGCAAATGCAAATAAAACAAGCCCAAACACATAGAGGGAAAGCCCCAGATAAATGCTGTTTTTATCGCCTAATTTCGGATTGATAACTCTTGTAAGTCCGGCTTGCACGCCGCCAATCAGTACACCTACGAATGTCAGTGAAAGACCTACCATTTTCTCTGTCCAGTGAAAGCGGTAAATAGTAAAGAAGTTCCAGGTGCTTTGGATGGCTTGCACACCTAAGTATATCATAAAGTAGCCGAATGCAAGTCCGCCGATTTCCTGATGCCGGGTAAGAAACTTTAGCGCACCGAAAGGGTTTGCTTTTTTCCGGTCAAATGCGCGCCTGTTTTCTTTGTTTAGAGATTCCGGTAAGAAAAAATATCCGTACAAGCAGTTCAGCAAGCACAATGCAGACGCTGCATAAAAGGGTGCACGCAAGCCCCAGGCAGCTAAAAATCCGCCGAGCGCAGGACCCAACACAAAACCGAGACCAAATGCCGCACCTATCATACCGAAGTTTTTGGCTCTTGTTTCCGGTGTGCTGATGTCGGCAATATATGCAGCGGCTGTGGTAAAGCTCGCTCCTGTAAAACCGGATATAATGCGCCCGATAAACAACCACGCATAGCTTGGCGCTAATGCCATAATAATATAATCTACGCTGAAGCCGAACAAGGATAACAATAGCACAGGTCTGCGACCATACCGGTCGCTGAGATTGCCGATTAGCGGTGCAAACAAAAATTGTGTAATAGCAAATGCTGCCAAAAGATAGCCGCCGTATGCGCTGGCTTGGTTTACGGGAATTTTTTTCAGATAGGCAATCAAATCGGCTAATACGGGAATAATGAGTCCGAAACCCATCGCGTCAATCAATAAGGTAACAAAGATAAAACCTATGGCAGCGTTCTTAGATGTGCGCATGATGTGTTCATTTGATACAGACAAAACTGACCATTTATTTTGTAAGAATGAAATATTTATCGAATGTTTTTAATTATTTCATCTTACGAATATTTAATACAGGCTATTTCATTTGATGTATTAATAAAGCGTTTGCCGGAATAATCTTCGGCTATAAATCCTGTCCGGCTTTTCTCGATTGCCGGTCTTAGCACTGTGAATATCGGAAACAACTCTATTCGCTTTTATTTCCCTTTACCGAACATACAGCCTATCTTTGCAAAATCATAAATCATAAATCGCAAATCTGAATGGGGTTTACAGTTGCAATAGTTGGTCGTCCGAATGTGGGAAAGAGTACATTTTTCAATCGTTTGCTCGAAGAGCGCAAAGCGATTGTGGACAATATCAGCGGCGTTACGCGCGACAGGCAGTATGGAGAAACCGACTGGAACGGCAAACATTTTAATGTGATTGACACAGGTGGTTTTGTGCAAGGTTCAGAAGATATTTTTGAAATAGAAATTGCCAAGCAGGTAAAAATAGCCATTGAAGAAGCCGATGCCGTCATTTTTATGACCGATGCTGCCGCGGGTTTAACCGATGCCGACGAAACTGTTGCCAATATTTTGCGCCGTTCTACCAAGCCGGTATTTTTGGCTGTGAACAAAGTGGATAACAATGCACGCTTACTTGATGCAAGCGAGTTTTATATTCTTGGTTTTGAAAATGTATTTTTTATCAGCAGTATCAGCGGAAGCGGAAGCGGAGAATTACTCGATGCTGTTACGGCTTTGATAGATGAAAAAGACGGCGAAGAAGCACCGAAAGACGAGCTGCCGCGCATCGCGATTATCGGGCAGCCGAATGTGGGAAAATCTTCGTTGCTCAATGCGCTTACGGGGCAGGAGCGTACCATTGTGAGCAACATTGCAGGCACTACGCGCGACACTATTCATACGCGTTACAAATTATTTCAGAAAGATTTTATTCTGATTGATACAGCAGGCATCCGTAAGAAAAATAAAGAAAAAGACGACCTTGAATTTTACTCTGTAATCCGCGCTATTAAAGCGATGGACGAAGCAGATACCTGTTTGCTTTTGCTGGATGCTGAAAAAGGAATTACGGCGCAGGATATCAGTATTTTCGCGCTTGCTGCACGCAAAGGAAAAGGCATTGTTTTGTTGGTAAACAAATGGGATTTGATTGAAGGAAAAGAAACCAACACTGCGCGCGATTATGAAAATGAATTGAAAAAACGCATTGCTCCGTTTGTGGATGTGCCGATTATTTTTATTTCTGCAAAGGAAAAAACACGCATTCATAAAGCGATTGAAATTGCTTTGGAAGTGTGCGAAAGTAAGAAGCAGCGCATACCTACAAGCAAGCTCAACGATGTAATGTTGAAAGCCGTCGAAGCGTATCATGCGCCTGTGGTGCGTGGACATTCCATCAAAATAAAATATGTGATGCAGTTGCCTACGCACGTACCGTCATTCGCATTCTTTGCCAATTTTCCCGACGATATTAAAACACCGTATAAAAATTATCTGGAAAACCAGTTGCGTGCCAACTTTAATTTCAAAGGCGTGCCTGTAAGAATCTTCTTCAGGAAGAAATAAAAATAATCAATAGAAAAATTTTCCTGCGGACTAATTGAAATTAGCGGAGCCAAATGGCAATTCCCGTCGTTGATTTTTCTAATCTAATAGCTTTTTCGACAAACTTTACTATTGCTTATTGTGCAAAATCATATAACGCCCTGTACTGAAAATTCCTTCGGTTAAACTATGATAGTAATTCCTTGCAGAGTCGGATAAATGCACGGGATTGTTATTGTCAATACGCCAAACCTGTTCGGGTACTTGCCCGTCCACGCCTATGGAATAAAACACAGAATCCTTTACAATACCGATGAAATTCATCATAGGATTATAGATAAATGCAGCAGCTTTGGTAGAATCGTTTTTAAGTTCATTGCTAAACAAATCGCGACCGAGCGTTGTGTTGGTATAATTGATTTTTGCCAAGCCTGCAACCGTAGGAAAAATATCTATTTGCGAGGCAAAAGTGCTTGTTTGTCGCGGCTTCAAAAACGCCGGTGCGTAGAAAAATAAAGGTACGTGCATGAATACCAGGTCGCCATCCGTCCACGCTTTGGAATAATAACGCGATGCGTCGCCTTTTGTTCCATGGTCGCCCACAAATACAAAAATGGTGTTTTTGAAGTAAGGTTCTTTCTTCGCCGACTCGATAAAATTTCTGAAACAATAATCGGTATATCGAAAAGCATTGAACTCGGCAAGGCTTGTATAACCGTTTTGCAACAGCTCTTTTTGAGATACATTTACCAGGTGGAAATTATCTTTATCAGCATCAGGAATGGTGTAAGGACGATGATTGTCTGAAGTCTGAATAATAGAAACGAAAGGTTTGTTTTCTTTCCTAAAAACTTCGTTTGCTTTTTCAAACACCACTTTATCGCTTACACCCCACACATTGATTTTGGGACCGTCATAATCCGGTTGCTCATACGTTTTTAAACCGGGAATATTATTTTCTAAAACTCCGCGGATATTTGCCCAGCTAAGACTTCCGCCTAAGAAATAATATTTGTCGTAGCCTTTAAAATCGTCAAATATCAAATGTTGGTTTACCGCATTCGGGTTACGGCTTGTTGTATTTTTCGGGTCGGTGTCTGGTTCGCCCGTGAGCAAAGCCCATACGCCGCGTGCCGTTCCGTAAGACGGAGAAAAAGCTCTTGTAAACAAAACACCTTGCTTGGTAAGACTGTCAAAATACGGCGTGGGATTCAGCTTGTTGCCACTCATAGAACTTTTTAAGTAGCTGAATGACTCACAAAGCACAATTACAATGTTGGGTTTCGTGCTTAATGTGCTATCCGGCGTTACGGTTCTTGTATAGTTTAGTTTGGTAGTATCAATATTTTTAATACCTAAGAAATCGGTTATTGCAGGTGTATAATATTGCTTTACTTGCTGCAAATCGTAATAGGTGCTTTTGGTATATTTTAATGAGCTGAAAAAAGACTGAAACGGATTGAGCGCCATGTTGGACGCATAATCGCTGCCTAAAGTAAACGCATCGCTCCAGCGTAAAGGAAACTGTCCTGCACGACCAAAAATTCCCAATGCCAGCAAGAGAAAGAATACAGCGGAAGAAACAATGCGCGAAGGTTTATTTGTGCTTATCGGCTTGTTTTTAATACGTCTGTATGTTGCCCTTACAATCCAGTTGAGTGCGACGATTCCGAAAATCAAACCCAGCAATACCCAAATTACGTGGTAGGTTTCCCACACCATTGCAAGTGCATCTTTGGTATCTTTGGCATAGTCCGTTACATTGGCATTTAGCCTGGTATCGAGATATGCGTAATTGGCAAAATCGGCAATATAGAATATGAGCAGCCAAATGATAAGAACTGTCCACAGGATAAAAGCAAGTATTTTTCCTTTTTTCGTTTCAAAAGGATTTAGCGGTTTAATCAATGACAGAATGAAAAACAGCAGGCACGCGGATGCAACCATTCTGCAATCGTAACGAAAGCCGAGCCACAAGATACTTCCGAGATGTATTTCGTCAGAGTCCGGTTTTGGGAAAACGCTTACTTGAACTATGCGCGTAAGTGTCATTAATATCAAAAAAATAACGCCCAAAATAAGCAGCCATTTGATAGAACGCGGTATATTTATTCGCTTCATAATAATGATGGTAATTAATCGTCAAAATTAAATAATCTTTAATTCTGTATTAAATTTATGTTTCTTCGTGCAATAGAAAATTTTGATAAAAATTTATTTCTCAAAATCAACACGCAATGGACAAACGGTTTTCTTGATGCCGTACTGCCTTGGTGGCGCAACCAGAATACATGGATTCCGCTGTATGTATTTCTTTTTGTTTTTATGATTCTAAACGCTAAAAACAAAACGTGGCTGTGGCTGTTGTTTGCAATTATTACTATTACGCTCAGCGACCAGCTTAACAGCCATTTTTTAAAATATCTGTTTGACAGGCTTCGCCCTTGCAACGACCCTGTGATGCGTTATCTGGAAATATTGCGGATTGGTTCGCGCCCGCAAAGCCCAAGTTTTCCTTCTTCGCACGCAGTAAACCATTTTGCAATGGGTGTTTATTTTTTTATCACAATGAAAAAATATGTCGGACGTTGGGGATGGTTGTTTATTTTTTGGGCGGCAAGTGTGAGCTACGCACAGGTGTATGTAGGTGTACATTATCCGGTAGATATTTTTGTGGGGGCGATTGTAGGGACTTGTGTAGGACTGTTTACTTCGTTTATCTATATGAAATACTTTGAAGATAAAAACCTGCATTTCAAAAATAAACCTGCATAATTGGGAAACCCGTTTTATCAAGAGAAAATCGGAGTGAGTAAGATTGTTTAAAGCACGTCCTGAAAATTGTTGCTATTCCCTACTTTTGTTCCCTCAATGCAGACAGGAATAGACAAATATTTATCGCAACGTTTGGAAGAAAGAGCGCTTGCAGGAAATAAAAGGCAATTGTTTCTTGTGGAAAAAGGCATTGATTTTTTCTCCAATGATTATCTCGGCATCGCCACAAGAAATCTGAAAAACTTCACTGAAACGCAAACTGTCTCAGGTTCTACAGGCTCTCGCTTGTTGTCCGGTAATTCAAAAGATGCGATGGATTTGGAAAAATTTCTCGCAGATTTTCATCAAACAGAAAGCGCTTTGTTGTTTAATTCAGGCTATGATGCGAATCTTGGTTTGATTGCTTCCGTTGCCAATCGTCATACGACTATTTTGTACGACGAGCTTTCTCACGCAAGTATTATCGACGGTATTCGGTTGAGTTTTTGTAAGCAAAGTTTTCGCTTTAAACACAATGACAGCAAGGATTTGGAAGAAAAATTAATAAAATATTCCAAAGAAAATTTACCTGTCATTGTTATTATAGAATCGGTTTATTCAATGGAAGGCGACATTAATCCTTTGGAAAAAATTGCTGCGCTTTGCGAAAAATACAATGCGGCTTTAATTGTGGATGAAGCGCACGCGACGGGCGTTTTCGGCGATAAAGGCGAAGGCATTGTGCAACAATTTGGTTTGCAAAAAAATGTTTTTGCGCGCGTGCATACTTTCGGAAAAGCGCTGGGTTGCCATGGTGCGGTTGTCGTTGGCAGTAAAACATTGACGGATTATTTAACCAATTTTGCGCGCTCATTTATTTACACAACTGCATTACCGCCGCACGCGATTGAAGCGATTAAAAACAGTTATCAATTCATACAAAATCATTCCGAAGAAAGGGGAAAATTACATTTCAACATTCAGTATTTTAATCAGCAAAAAAAAAATATCCGGAATTTTTATTGGAAAAAAAGTTCATCATCCATTCAAAGCCTCATCGTCGGAAACAATGAATTGGCGAGGCTTTTAGCCAATCATTGTAAAGAAAAAAGAATCAATATATCTTCTATTTTAAGTCCGACTGTGGCGAAAGGAGAGGAGTGCATTCGTATTTGCCTGCACAGTTTTAATACGAAAGAGGAAATTGATTTGTTGTTGAGAGAAATAAGTTTGATAATAATAAACCACATAGATTAAAAACTATGTTTCTATGTAGTTAAATAAAAAATTATGTCTAAAAAAATAGCGATACTTGGCATTCATACCGATGCAGGAAAAACAGTTACTTCCGCAATCATGACCGAAGCGTTGAAAGCCGATTACTGGAAACCAGTGCAGGCGGGCGATTTGGAAAATAGCGACAGTATAAAAATCAAGCGATGGATTTCCAATGAGCAATCTGTCATTCACGATGAAGCGATAAAATTGTTAATGCCGGCATCGCCGCACACGGCAGCCGCGCATGAAAACAGGAAGTATAATTTCAAAGAATTTCAAATTCCGCAAACAGAAAATTTATTATTAATAGAAACCGCAGGCGGCATTTATTCCCCGATGGATGATGAAAATACCATGCTCGATTTTGTGGAATATTTTGGTTGGGAAACTGTGTTGGTTTGCAGAAATTATTTGGGCAGCATCAATCATACTTTACTCTCTTTGGAAGCGCTGAAACACAGAAATATCAAGGTTTTGGCATTAATCGTCAATGGAAAAAGAAATGAAAGTTCGGAATCCTTTATTAAAAATTATTCGGGAGTTGAACACATTATTTATGTGAATGAATTGAATGAAATTAATCAGGAAACTATTAAAAAAGAAGCTGAAGAATTTGTGAAGCAATGGAATGAATTATGAATGAGATTTCTCCCTTCGGTCGAATTGAAAATCGGCGAAGCCAAATGACGGTGCATACGCATTCATCAACTAATTCGTGTAATTCGATAAAATCCGTGTAATAAAATATGAATCAAAAAACTTTAACGCAACGCGACAAAAACATCATCTGGCATCCGTACACGCAAATGAAACGTTGGTCGGAAGCGATTGGTATTGTGAAAGCCAAAGATGCAATTTTATATGCCGAAGACGGCAAGCAATATATCGATGCCGGTTCGTCGTGGTGGGTAACGCTGCACGGACATTCAAATACGCATATTGCGAAGCGGATTTCCGAGCAACTGACCACGATGGAACACTGTATTTTCGCAGGTTTCACGCATGAGCCTGCGGTGGAATTAGCGGAAAGATTATTGCCTATTTTGCCCGGCGATATGGCTCGGATTTTTTATTCCGATAATGGTTCGACTGCGGTTGAAGTTGCTTTGAAAATGGCGCATCAATATCATCAGAATAAAAATGAAAAACAGAAAACAAAAATCGTTGCGATTGAAGGCGCGTATCACGGCGATACATTCGGCGCAATGTCGGTAAGCGCGAGAAGTTTGTTTACGGAACAGTTTAATGCCATGTTATTTGATGTTTCGTTTATTCCGTTTCCTTCAAAAGCTAATGAAGGCAAGGCTTTGGGCGAATTGGAAAATATTTTGAAACAAGGAAATGTTTCTTCCTTCATCGTAGAACCATTGGTGCAAGGCTCCGGCGGCATGAGAATGTATTCGCCTGAAACATTGGAAAAATTATTCTTGCTATGCAAAAAATATGATTGCCTTGTGATTGCCGATGAAGTGATGACAGGCTTTGGAAGAACAGGGACTTTGTTTGCCTGTAATCAATTGAAAGATGCAAAGCCCGATATTGTTTGCCTCTCGAAAGGCTTGACGGGCGGCACTTTGCCGATGGGCATCACGGCTTGCACGGCAGAAATTTTCGATGCATTTTTAAGTGATGATGCGCACAAAACTTTGTATCACGGACATTCGTTTACGGCAAATCCAATTGGCTGCGCGGCTGCCTTGGCAAGCCTTGAATTGCTTTTGTCGGATGATTGTCAAAAGAATATTCAGCGCATTGTTGCAAAACATTGCGAAGCAAAACAACAATTATCTTCGCACCCGAAAGCGAAAGATGTGCGGCAAACAGGAACAATTCTCGCGGTGGAAATTGATACGGGCGAAACGGATTATTTGAATAACAAGCGCG from Arachidicoccus sp. BS20 encodes the following:
- the dnaA gene encoding chromosomal replication initiator protein DnaA — protein: MSKTAESVWANCLDIIKDIVEWQHFKTWFEPIVPLQLKDNVLLIQVPSNFFYEYLEEHYVSLLAKTLKRQLGRDARLEYRIMIDSGNTTDKGYMKVPSGEEKTHANTLVLPMKINDTNGLNPFIVPGIKRMQIDPQLNSEDTFEKFVEGDCNRVARRAGKTVAEKPGNNSFNPLFIYGGSGLGKTHLLHAIGNEVKKLHPNKVVLYVSSEKFINQFQHHSRNNQINDFINFYQLIDVLLIDDVQFFNRAEKSQDAFFAIFNHLQQSGKQLVLTSDKAPKDLDGLQERLLSRFRWGLSADVQVPDYETRIEIFEQKMREEGLEMPKEVVKYVAYNLTSNVRELRGALISLLAQSSLNKRDIDIDLAKKVLRNIIKTNNKEVTIDAIQKMVCEYFDVPYNRLLEKTRKREVVQARQITMYLSKTFTKNSLKTIGEHFGGRDHTTVIHSCQTVKDLMDTDSVFKENVMELTQKVQLASM
- a CDS encoding helix-turn-helix domain-containing protein codes for the protein MYQYESNYKKLGYQLVTPANVDEINIPSFRPYIKVLLVPKGYSLTVDFNVYETVKPALFFINANQLLNILKADGGTAHMLYYNRDFYCVQIHDAEVACDGLLFNNIFQIPKTELSTSENGIVKRIFDNIIEELALGDIHSEEMIRIRLKEMIIHATRLWKKQNLSIGKEHTINADTEMVRNFGRLVEIHFREKHTVADYADLMGMAPKTLTNKFNKLKLDNPNEFIKNRILLEAKRLLAYTELSVKEIAYELGYDDPAYFNRLFAQKTKIAPAGFRKGFV
- a CDS encoding OsmC family protein, with the protein product MKRKATAVWNGNIKEGNGHLTTQSTVLNKTQYSFNSRFAEGIGTNPEELLAAAHAGCFTMKLSLDLTQAGYTPESLETESVITLDNGKITKSELYLKAKVPGIPEEAFRQIAAGAEKNCPVSNAFNFEIALEAILVA
- a CDS encoding alpha/beta hydrolase, producing MKQYILKSVFLSGISFLILNSSIMAQTTIPAEQDMNISKDIRAFLKVLNNSGGEPLETLSPKDARQVLIDAQKSVTYDYSDIEESEKTITEDGLTVKIHIVKPKGAKDGLPVFMFFHGGGWILGDYPTHKRLVRDLVVNSGAVAVFPDYTPSPEAHFPVAINQAYAATKWVSEHGDEIAVNGSKLAVAGNSVGGNMAAVVALMAKDKKGPKLLQQILLWPVTDADFSRESYDKYAQGRFLTTPLMKWMWDNYLPDAAARKNKYASPYQASLEELKGLPPALVQVAENDILHDEGVAYARKLDEAGVPTTITEYKGFIHDYGMLNPLSHIPAIQESIKQAAIVLHNALFTK
- a CDS encoding TCR/Tet family MFS transporter, whose translation is MSVSNEHIMRTSKNAAIGFIFVTLLIDAMGFGLIIPVLADLIAYLKKIPVNQASAYGGYLLAAFAITQFLFAPLIGNLSDRYGRRPVLLLSLFGFSVDYIIMALAPSYAWLFIGRIISGFTGASFTTAAAYIADISTPETRAKNFGMIGAAFGLGFVLGPALGGFLAAWGLRAPFYAASALCLLNCLYGYFFLPESLNKENRRAFDRKKANPFGALKFLTRHQEIGGLAFGYFMIYLGVQAIQSTWNFFTIYRFHWTEKMVGLSLTFVGVLIGGVQAGLTRVINPKLGDKNSIYLGLSLYVFGLVLFAFATQGWMLFVILIPYCLGGICGPSLQSVIAGHVASNQQGELQGALTALMSLTTIIGPLIMNDAFAYFTSDKAPFHFPGIHFLIGAVFMLLSILIVYKVLTREQRLKQEG
- the der gene encoding ribosome biogenesis GTPase Der, coding for MGFTVAIVGRPNVGKSTFFNRLLEERKAIVDNISGVTRDRQYGETDWNGKHFNVIDTGGFVQGSEDIFEIEIAKQVKIAIEEADAVIFMTDAAAGLTDADETVANILRRSTKPVFLAVNKVDNNARLLDASEFYILGFENVFFISSISGSGSGELLDAVTALIDEKDGEEAPKDELPRIAIIGQPNVGKSSLLNALTGQERTIVSNIAGTTRDTIHTRYKLFQKDFILIDTAGIRKKNKEKDDLEFYSVIRAIKAMDEADTCLLLLDAEKGITAQDISIFALAARKGKGIVLLVNKWDLIEGKETNTARDYENELKKRIAPFVDVPIIFISAKEKTRIHKAIEIALEVCESKKQRIPTSKLNDVMLKAVEAYHAPVVRGHSIKIKYVMQLPTHVPSFAFFANFPDDIKTPYKNYLENQLRANFNFKGVPVRIFFRKK